TGTATGATAATGACAATGAAGACAGGATCTCGGTATCTTATGCTTATCCATTATCTGCTGTCCagctttttttgttgttttttttacaattcaacataattttccgacaagtcgacataatcatttgacaaatcgacataattatctgacaagtcattTCTTGTCAGACGATTATATCGATTTGTTTGatcattatgtcgacttgttAGAAAAGCATGATGAAATTAATTGGATGGCACAAAATggacattttcatgtaaatttgttaaAACTTGAAAGTCCAGTTTAAACTAGAAATCGCCGAAAAGATTTGATAAGGAAATTCGGACAATCTGTTATCTTACAGAGAACGACATGACTGGGTTCACCGAGAGTGGTTATACTGTAAATTAATAGATGTTTGCTTGGTCGGAATTTTAAGGTGGCTTGATAACCTCTCACGTCTGCGAACGAGATGTAATGTAAAAAGAGTCGTCAGAAGACAATATAGCTCGCTGGGAAGCATGACTCTACTTAATCTATCTCTATCATATCGAATGTCCGGTCAGGAGACATCTGATTAATCTCGACCGAGATTCGGCTCttctgaatatttggactgacgccttcaacGAATCTTGGAGATTCGCCTCttctgaatatttggactgacgccttcaccgaatctcggagcagtccttcataattcgtGTCTGGatatttactttcagcttcggtcggttctagcaattaatgtgcacttaggtgacactgctgttcgcttcaaaatCAGATagttgactattaaaccaaatctgtatcactattaatgctgcattacttacTGTCtatgtatgtaaattccataaaataaaccatcactaGATTCCCGgttcaaatgatgacttccatTACGCAATACTTATCTCCAAAactgaagagttcctatagttgtttttttttttaaattagcatTATACAAATAGGTACATGTTTGTGGAGATACACTGTATCTTATCTAGATAAAACAGGCTATAGGAATTTCAGAAGATAAAATGTTGTGCCATGGAAGttatcatttgaacggaaaagtTCGTGAGTATTTTCAATTTGGGATCTTCATACCTAGACGATAGCAATGTAAAATTAATAGTAATAAAGGGTTAGTTTAAGTCAAGTCATTTATTTCAGGGGAACAGCAGTGTCAATGTGCACAtcaattgctagaaccggccaaagctgaaagtaaatttccagacatgaattatgcaTGACTGCCCCGCGATTCGGAGAAGGCGTCAGTctaaatattcagccaagccgaaacTCATTCAGCTGAGATTAGAtgcatctaaatatgaaatattaaaccCATGTCCCTTTGCTTAAAAATATGTAactaaggttaaagttttgaaaagtaggtTAAAGTCCAAGGCAAAGACCATCAGATCAAATGTCTTTACCAAAAACAAAGTACCACGTCTCTTCAAGAAGcatctgtatgtaaaatattaaagccCTATCCCTATTGGTTCAACTGGAGATGTAccgaaaatattgaattatgaAGTGCGGAGCCATTTTACCTATTTTAATGGAGAAAATATCAAGAAAAGAATGAAAGATCAAGCTCTTAACAGGAATTTAGGATCCTTACAATATACACAGTAAGTCTGAAGGTCTGATTTGGGTACAAATACGTACACAGGTGAACGTGCGATTTTTAGCATGACTTTATCGTATAAAGTATTCTCCAATTGTTATAAAAGTTTCATTCAAATGATTTatggtgttgtttttttgttttttttgggtttttttttttttttttttacaaaatttgtaaaatgtctAGTAATTTTCCAAAGCCAACTCATTTCCCTCTGTCAGAAACGACCGGTGAAGTTTTGAGTATGTTATTTAGTGTTTTGTCGGCGTTAAGGTGGCTGAACCtggtgttacatgtatatatggcgATTGAACTGGTATGAGAGAGAGGACACTGTACGGTGAATTTTATGCTTACGAAACAGGCACGTAGCACCATTTTTCAAAACTGAGGTAAGGGGTCACGCAATATATCTAATACGTGCCTCCAAAAGTATAGGGATATTGTGATATCGttcgttgggtcaaatgctgtctgacgtgtttcataccgattgttaaacccttcttggcacactgattttgactacggataactccgtttacctgccATATAAGGTACTATTTACATCATTGGAAGAGCACAGAGGAGAAAGCTATTActtcggtattgaaaaggtttagatttaatttcaagttaaaacattttcctttctttgtcggaatggCTCTAGTAACTatattttcgcgctgattgtcaatgtttaggtttttcagtagatccacctacgagatcttgcgataacaagcatggcggagcagacgaagaattttgcatgctgtacatgataTTCAATGAAAAACATCTTcattagacatgcccaagcatatagttggtactccttttggtgtaaacaacatttgggactaatacacggagcttattatcgattattcataaaattattttccacCATTACGGAGATGCTATGTAATTGTAGCCCTagcccgaaaacgtcagaataaaaaaaatctgatacGGATACATTTATATTGAAGCTAATTCTGCaatcattttaaagttttccgGAACCTCTCAGTAACTTTCCTCCCACACTCTGTCACTTGTTTAGGAAgagaattaaaacaaaatgaatctTGCGATTTTGGACAACTTTTATTACTCATTAGTAAATAGCTGCTGTGCACGTTCTTAGCCGAAAACGAACATGCCGTAAAAGTGCTTCCATTTGACAACTAAGCGACCAGGGGCACTTTGACTTCGAGCATCCTCTCGATCAGATATAACGGCTCGCAAGCATACATCAGAACCACGGCTAAAGTTCATCATTTGATTCATTACATACGTTGCGGTGTAGGCTTTACGAACCCAAAGAACCTTCTTGTAAGTTTTAACTCCACTTAACTTCCTCGTGTAGTAGCCAGTGGCTATCTTCCCCTTGTCTTGTGCTACGCTCGATGTTAACACATTTCTGCCGTCCATTTCTAAATATTCGTCACCTCCACACAGACTAAAGACGTGTCCGTTATTCCCAGTCCATGATTTGGCCATTTTCTTATATACAATGACGACCCATTCTCTCCAGTAATATTTCTCTGAATAAAATTCATACAGTCGCTTTGAAAATTCTTCGTTGCTATCATCTTTATACTGCGCCGAAAGATCTTTTAAATCTTTAAACCTCTGGTGTTCCCATGCATCAGTAACTTCTGCATCCACACTTTTCACTTTCTCTAGAACTTCTTTGATGCCTTTCTCCCAGTGCGTCTTTTCCATTTTATAACTGGCCGTTCTATTGGTCAGTTCCAGGTACGCTAAGTTGACTTTCACAGCCGTCACGAGGAGTCCAAAGCATCCCGCCATCACCCTCTGCATTTTCTTCCGATCATAATTGGTGTATTGCATCGCTGCTTCCGGGATATTGTCCGTAAAAGATTGCTTTTTCATTATAccatcatatatttttttcgctGCATTTTGATAACTAACCTGAAAGGACGAGATAAATCGAAACTTCTGACCTTCAGCGGCTTCTCTCGGAGCTTTCATTAACATATGAAGGCGGTATGACAAAGCATTGACATTTTGTTCAATAGTTGAAAATTGTGATTTGATTCCTGTTGATTGGATTAAATTTGTAACTTCTCCAAAAAGCCTTTCCATATTTCTGAAGTTGGAATCCACCTTCGAAAACTGTTCTTTCAAGTAGGTCAATGTTGGATCTTCTTGTTGCGGAAGAAACATGGTTATGAGGTCCATGAGTGGACCGATGGCTGCCAGGAAGGGAGCAACAGAGCCCAtgatttttgtgaatttggaaAGGATCTTAACGCCAGATACGATGTCAGTAATTGTATTGGCTGCTTCTATTCCGCCTTTCACAGCATCAGATACTTCTTGCACATCGTCCCCGACGTCAGCGTGAAGATCACTGACCAGAAACAGCAAGAACATGGACAGCAAGAGATGACCAATCTGCATGATTGTTGAGCTGGAGTACTGGTACTCTTAAATACAAAAAACAATCAGAGTattaatgtatataacaatTGAAATTGCATACACATTGCCACTTTCGCTAGTCAAGGATTTTCGatccactccgctccccatgaattttaaagtttattgGGAATGGAGTGGACCGAAAATCCTTGACTAGCGAAGATGATAGTTGGCTTGATTATAGATACCCAATAAAGTACAATCCTAACGTTCCGTTTGACAGAGGATACGAACAAAATCATTTCAAGCACGCatcatttatatgaatatatttacatttactttttAATCCTGCGATAAAATGCATCAGATAATTTTGAAGCATATCTGCCTATAACTGCAAAGACCGAATTACTATAATGAACTCCGTCGAGCATGTCGTCTGCATCTAGCATCTTGGCCCACAGGAACGGTTCAACCGAtgattttgtaataataaaacTAGGGATCTTATACCATATAActtacaaataaaatcattattacCCCTTATTAGGGGGTGATATGGTATAAGACCTCTACAATTATTATTGCAGATAAAATTATCATGCATTTCCTGTGCTCGGCAACACGTGTgccaaatgaaaacaaaattttgttgtCCATTCTTGTCTCATTCGATGCAAGATAACTTGATCTTACTTTTAATATGTGGTTAATATCATCGAACAAACACAAGAAATTAATCCAAGTGCAggatttttcaacaattcttttttcagtaattgtactttcaatttctCGAAGTGACAACATGGCCGACTAGCACCTATGGTGACTATACCTACGCTGTTTACAATTAGATAGGTTTAAATTGTTTAAACCCATTTCAGATTGTAAACTTTGttaataatttgatttttatgatatttattgaaaatcaattcaagaaTTGGACTATTACTTTTTCTCAGCATTGCGTACTCTTTTCTTTTACGttatgacacacacacacacacacacacatatatatatatatatatatatatatatatatatatatatataattcaatggtATTTTACCTTATGTACGTTGCGATCTTACCTTCATACAACACCTAACAGGTGAAAGGGGTATGATAATACCAATTGCCGCAAAATGGTTAATATAGGAGAGAAAAATTCAATGCAATCAATGTGTTACCATGTACTGTTAACAAAGGAATAATTCAATATCCGGTGTCTAGTAACATAGCAAATAAGAGCACGTGTCATATTTAACAAAGCGATGTCTGCCATGCTTGTAAAAGGCCTTACCCTTATTTATTAGGTACACGTACTATATTTACCTACATGTCCATCTGCACAAATAAAATTATTCCAATTACAGTATATTTATATTGATTCTAATGATTTGTTTGTGGGTAAGCTGTTCTGATGAATCATTTTCTCGATCATTAATTCAAAACGAAATATAGAtattcaaggtcaaggttacttaTATTCAGGGTAGTGAGCACTGAAGTATTAAAATTTTAAGCAATACTTAATCCCTCACaatttagaaatataaattgaatATGATGATAACGTTCTAACGTTGAAATATTGTGATGCAACTAGTCTTGGACTGGTATTATCTCATTCTTTTGTTCTACTTTTACATTGTTCTTTTGCCAATTCATGCAGAGTTCCTTGGGATATTTCACAGGATATACGTTCTTGACAAGCCAGCTcacgttttgttgttgttgtttttcggTTACATTGGCCAATATTTGTAGTGCTTTCCCACCGATAGTACTACTATATCAACATTCTGATAgtactacaatatcaacattcctctagtactacaatatcaacattctgatagtattacaatatcaacattctgatagtgctacaatatcaacattctgaTCGTGctacaatatcaacattctgatagtattacaatatcaacattcctttagtactacaatatcaacattctgatagtattacaatatcaacattctgatagtactacaatatcaacattctgatagtattacaatatcaacattctgatagtactacaatatcaacattgagatagtactacaatatcaacattctgatagtactacaatatcaacattcctttagtactacaatatcaatatttatatagcacaggtactacaatatcaacattcCTATAGTATTACACTATTAACATTCCTATAgtactacaatatcaacattctgatagtatttcaatatcaacattctgatagtgctacaatatcaacattctgatagtgctacaatatcaacattctgatagtactacaatatcaacattcctatagtactacaatatcaacattctAATAGTATTACAATCTCAACatttatatagtacatgtactacaataaCAACATTCATATAgtactacaatatcaacattctgatagtactacaatatcaacattcgtatagtactacaatatcaacattGTGATAGTACTATAATATCAACATTCTGATAgtactacaatatcaacattctgatagtactacaatatcaacattctgatagtactacaatatcaacattcctatagtactaaaatatcaacattcctttagtactacaatatcaacattctgatagtactacaatatcaacattctgatattattacaatatcaacattctgatagtactacaatatcaacattctgaTAGTACTACAATCTCAACATTCCTATAgtactacaatatcaacattctAATAGTATTACAATCTCAACatttatatagtacatgtactacaatatcaacattctgaTAGTACTACAATAACAACATTCCTATAgtactacaatatcaacattctgatagtatttcaatatcaacattctgatagtgctacaatatcaacattctgattgtactacaatatcaacattctgaTAGTACTACAATCTCAACATTCCTATAgtactacaatatcaacattctAATAGTATTACAATCTCAACatttatatagtacatgtactacaatatcaacattctgaTAGTACTACAATAACAACATTCCTATAgtactacaatatcaacattctgatagtatttcaatatcaacattctgatagtgctacaatatcaacattctgatagtactacaatatcaacattctgatagtactacaatatcaacattctgatagtactacaatatcaacattctgatagtactacaatatcaacattctgaTAGTACTACAATATTAACATTCTGAAAGTACTAAAATACCAACATTCTGATAgtactacaatatcaacattctgatagtactacaatatcaacattctgatagtactacaatatcaacattctgaTTGTACTACAATATTAACATTCTGATAgtactacaatatcaacattcGTATAGTACTACAATCTCAACATTTCTATAgtactacaatatcaacattctgatagtactacaatatcaacattctgatagtactacaatatcaacattctgatagtactacaatatcaacattctgatagtactacaatatcaacattctgaTAGTACTACAATATTAACATTCTGAAAGTACTAAAATACCAACATTCTGATAgtactacaatatcaacattctgaTAGTATTACACTATTAACATTCCTATAgtactacaatatcaacattctgatagtatttcaatatcaacattctgatagtgctacaatatcaacattctgatagtactacaatatcaacattctgaTAGTACTACAATCTCAACATTCCTATAgtactacaatatcaacattctAATAGTATTACAATCTCAACatttatatagtacatgtactacaatatcaacattctgaTAGTACTACAATAACAACATTCCTATAgtactacaatatcaacattctgatagtatttcaatatcaacattctgatagtgctacaatatcaacattctgatagtactacaatatcaacattcctctagtactacaatatcaacattctgatagtactacaatatcaacattctgatagtactacaatatcaacattctgaTAGTACTACAATATTAACATTCTGAAAGTACTAAAATACCAACATTCTGATAgtactacaatatcaacattctgatagtactacaatatcaacattctgatagtactacaatatcaacattctgaTTGTACTACAATATTAACATTCTGATAgtactacaatatcaacattcGTATAGTACTACAATCTCAACATTTCTATAgtactacaatatcaacattctgatagtactacaatatcaacattctgatagtactacaatatcaacattctgatagtactacaatatcaacattctgaTAGTACTACAATATTAACATTCTGAAAGTACTAAAATACCAACATTCTGATAgtactacaatatcaacattctgatagtactacaatatcaacattctgatagtactacaatatcaacattctgaTTGTACTACAATATTAACATTCCTATAgtactacaatatcaacattctgaTAGTACTATAATATCAACATTCTGATAGTACTACAATATCAAAATTCTGATTGTACTACAATAACAACATTCTGATAgtactacaatatcaacattctgaTAGTACTACAATATCAACAATCTGATAAtactacaatatcaacattctgaTAGTACTACAATATCAACAATGTGATAGTACTATAATATCAACATTCTGATAgtactacaatatcaacattctgatagtattacaatatcaacattctgattgtactacaatatcaacattttgATTGTACTACAATAACAACATTTTGATAgtactacaatatcaacattctgaGAGTACTACAATATTAACATTCCTATAgtactacaatatcaacattctgaTAGTACTATTCTGATAGTACTACAATATCAATATTCTGATTGTACTACAATAACAACATTCTGATAgtactacaatatcaacattcctctagtactacaatatcaacattctgatagtactacaatatcaacattctgatagtactacaatatcaacattctgatagtactacaatatcaacattctgatagtactataatatcaacattctgatagtactacaatatcaacattctgatagtactacaatatcaacattctgaTTGTACTACAATAACAACATTCTGATAgtactacaatatcaacattcCTATAGTTCTACAATATTAACATTCCTATAGTACTACAATATCAGCATTCTGATAGTACTACAATAACAACATTCTGATAgtactacaatatcaacattctgatagtactacaatatcaacattctgaGAGTACTACAATACCAACATTCTGATAgtactacaatatcaacattcctatagtactacaatatcaacattcctctagtactacaatatcaacattcctctagtactacaatatcaacattctgatagtactacaatatcaacaatctgatagtactacaatatcaacattctgatagtactacaatatcaacattcctatagtactacaatatcaacattctgatagtactacaatatcaacattctgatagtactataatatcaacattctgatagtactac
This genomic window from Ostrea edulis chromosome 4, xbOstEdul1.1, whole genome shotgun sequence contains:
- the LOC125671778 gene encoding uncharacterized protein LOC125671778, whose product is MQIGHLLLSMFLLFLVSDLHADVGDDVQEVSDAVKGGIEAANTITDIVSGVKILSKFTKIMGSVAPFLAAIGPLMDLITMFLPQQEDPTLTYLKEQFSKVDSNFRNMERLFGEVTNLIQSTGIKSQFSTIEQNVNALSYRLHMLMKAPREAAEGQKFRFISSFQVSYQNAAKKIYDGIMKKQSFTDNIPEAAMQYTNYDRKKMQRVMAGCFGLLVTAVKVNLAYLELTNRTASYKMEKTHWEKGIKEVLEKVKSVDAEVTDAWEHQRFKDLKDLSAQYKDDSNEEFSKRLYEFYSEKYYWREWVVIVYKKMAKSWTGNNGHVFSLCGGDEYLEMDGRNVLTSSVAQDKGKIATGYYTRKLSGVKTYKKVLWVRKAYTATYVMNQMMNFSRGSDVCLRAVISDREDARSQSAPGRLVVKWKHFYGMFVFG